The genomic window TACAATTGAATACGATCAAAACAAAGCTTTCGAAAATGCTGATTTCGTTTACGTAAAAAACTGGAGCAACTTCAACGATTACGGAAAAGTAACCAATAGCGATCCAAATTGGACAGTTACTGCCGAAAAAATGGCTTTGACCAATAACGGAAAATTCATGCACTGTCTTCCAGTTCGTCGTAACGTAATTGTAAGCGATGAAGTTTTGGATGGCGAAAATTCAATTGTAATTGAGCAGGCAAATAACAGAACGTATTCAGCACAATTAGTTTTACAAAAGATTCTTAAAAAAATATAAATTTTTAAAGTTGCTAAGATTCTAAGCTACTAAGATGCTGAGAAACTTTGCGCAGAAAAAACTTAGTATCTTAGAATCTCAGAACCTTAGAATCTTATGAAAGTTACCGTAATCAAAATAGGTGGAAACATCATTGACAATCCAGCAGAATTAGAGCAATTTTTAACCGATTTTTCTAAAATTGAAGGCTATAAAGTTTTAGTTCACGGTGGTGGAAAATCGGCTACGAAAATGGCACAGAGTATTGGTTTGGTTCCGCAGATGATTGACGGACGCCGAATTACAAATGCTCCGATGCTTGATGTTGTCGTGATGATTTACGCAGGACAAATCAACAAGCATATTATAGCGCAGTTACAGGCGAAAGACAATAACGCAATTGGTTTTTCTGGAGCTGACGGAAATTTAATTCAGTCCACAAAAAGAAACCATCCAACAATCGATTACGGATTTGTAGGCGATGTAAAACAAGTCAACACCAAATTACTGGCAACTTTATTGGAAGCTGGAGTTGTTCCTGTATTTTGTGCCATTACACAC from Flavobacterium sp. KACC 22763 includes these protein-coding regions:
- the argB gene encoding acetylglutamate kinase gives rise to the protein MKVTVIKIGGNIIDNPAELEQFLTDFSKIEGYKVLVHGGGKSATKMAQSIGLVPQMIDGRRITNAPMLDVVVMIYAGQINKHIIAQLQAKDNNAIGFSGADGNLIQSTKRNHPTIDYGFVGDVKQVNTKLLATLLEAGVVPVFCAITHDKNGQLLNTNADTIASELSIALSEVFDVTLTYCFEKQGVLMDSEDDSSVITEINEALYNKLKEEKIIHSGMIPKLDNCFNSLSRGVQKIKIGHHRMLQNSDIPHTTITL